In a genomic window of Chryseobacterium sp. G0162:
- a CDS encoding serine hydrolase domain-containing protein has protein sequence MKKQLSGFLLIIIHFAYPQIQKVEQVIDSCVKKDNFNGSVLLAQNGKTELLSYKGLSNRHYNIPFSDETRFHIFSLTKTFTAALIMQLYEKGKINLDAPISTYYPEYKGEAAKKATIRNLLTYSSGRENKDISSPDLIHQAYDNTLWNLDDFITTFLSEKLADQPGTKFSYNNGDFILLGKIIEKIYNKPFEEVLKEQILVPLKMKNTGFLHHNDIIKNIDEGYSADPSDPFALHTPTNTYIDNFYSAGAMYSTPKDLLIFDQAIFNAVLFSKKTLEIMLTADKKLEDTALGFWVYPKKFGAVNTLFAERQGEGYGHSANWVHLIDKNLSIIILSNTKDIKYLNKMRERLIKAYYGQ, from the coding sequence ATGAAAAAACAACTTTCAGGATTCTTATTGATTATAATTCATTTTGCTTATCCACAAATACAGAAAGTAGAGCAAGTAATCGATTCCTGTGTAAAAAAAGATAATTTCAATGGTTCTGTTTTATTAGCTCAGAATGGAAAGACTGAATTACTTAGTTATAAAGGTTTATCCAACAGACATTATAATATCCCTTTTTCTGATGAAACCAGATTTCATATTTTTTCACTTACTAAGACTTTTACGGCTGCATTAATAATGCAGCTTTATGAAAAAGGAAAAATTAATCTGGACGCTCCTATTTCCACTTATTATCCGGAATACAAAGGTGAGGCAGCAAAGAAAGCAACCATAAGAAACCTTCTTACCTACAGCAGTGGCCGGGAAAATAAGGATATCAGTTCACCGGACCTCATTCATCAGGCTTACGACAATACCCTTTGGAACCTTGACGATTTTATCACAACTTTCCTTTCTGAAAAATTAGCAGACCAACCCGGAACCAAGTTCAGTTATAACAATGGGGATTTTATCCTTCTAGGCAAAATTATTGAGAAAATCTACAACAAGCCTTTTGAAGAGGTGCTCAAAGAACAAATTTTAGTTCCTCTCAAAATGAAAAATACCGGTTTTCTTCATCACAATGACATCATCAAAAATATAGATGAAGGCTACTCAGCAGATCCATCAGATCCATTTGCTCTGCATACTCCTACCAATACTTATATTGATAATTTTTATTCTGCAGGAGCTATGTACTCCACTCCTAAAGATTTATTGATCTTTGACCAGGCAATATTTAACGCTGTGCTGTTTTCAAAAAAAACTTTAGAGATAATGCTTACGGCAGACAAGAAACTAGAGGATACAGCATTAGGTTTTTGGGTATATCCTAAAAAATTCGGCGCTGTCAACACCCTATTTGCAGAACGTCAGGGAGAAGGCTATGGTCATAGTGCGAATTGGGTACACTTAATTGATAAAAACCTCAGCATCATCATATTATCCAACACCAAAGATATCAAGTATCTGAATAAAATGAGAGAAAGGTTAATTAAAGCTTACTATGGACAATAA
- the queA gene encoding tRNA preQ1(34) S-adenosylmethionine ribosyltransferase-isomerase QueA produces MKTSDFNFDLPAELLAEHPSEHRDEARLMVLDRKTQTIEHKLFKDVVDYFDEDDLFIFNNTKVFPARLYGNKEKTGAKIEVFLLRELDKETRVWDVLVDPARKIRIGNKLFFTEDESLVAEVIDNTTSRGRTLRFLFDGSYDEFRTKLKELGETPLPKYIKRAVEPEDAERYQTIYAKVEGAVAAPTAGLHFSKHLLKRLEIKGINFAEVTLHVGLGTFNPIEVEDLSKHKMESEEIIIDEKNADIINRAVDSHRRVCAVGTTTMRALETSVSSNKKISAFNGWTNKFIYPPHDFGVATSMITNFHTPKSTLLMMIAAFAGRDFVMQAYEEAVREKYKFYSYGDAMLIL; encoded by the coding sequence ATGAAAACATCAGATTTTAATTTTGATCTTCCTGCGGAATTATTGGCAGAACACCCATCAGAGCATAGAGATGAGGCTAGATTAATGGTTCTTGATAGAAAAACACAAACTATCGAGCACAAATTATTCAAAGATGTAGTGGATTATTTTGACGAGGACGATTTGTTCATCTTCAACAATACTAAAGTTTTCCCTGCACGTCTTTATGGAAATAAAGAAAAAACGGGTGCTAAAATCGAAGTTTTCCTTTTAAGAGAGCTTGATAAGGAAACAAGAGTTTGGGATGTTTTGGTAGATCCTGCAAGAAAAATCAGAATTGGTAACAAATTATTCTTCACTGAAGATGAGTCTTTGGTAGCTGAGGTTATCGATAACACTACATCAAGAGGAAGAACATTAAGATTCTTATTCGACGGTTCTTATGATGAATTCAGAACAAAACTGAAGGAATTAGGAGAAACTCCACTTCCAAAATATATCAAAAGAGCAGTAGAACCGGAAGATGCAGAAAGATATCAGACTATTTATGCTAAAGTAGAAGGAGCAGTAGCTGCCCCTACAGCAGGTCTTCACTTCTCTAAACATTTGCTAAAGAGATTAGAGATCAAAGGAATCAATTTTGCTGAAGTTACCCTTCACGTAGGATTAGGAACTTTCAACCCAATTGAGGTAGAAGATCTTTCTAAGCACAAAATGGAATCAGAAGAAATCATTATTGATGAGAAAAACGCTGATATCATTAACAGAGCTGTAGATTCTCACAGAAGAGTTTGTGCGGTAGGAACTACAACGATGAGAGCATTGGAAACTTCTGTTTCTTCAAACAAAAAAATCTCTGCTTTCAACGGTTGGACGAATAAATTTATTTATCCGCCTCACGATTTTGGAGTAGCGACTTCAATGATCACGAATTTCCATACGCCGAAATCTACATTATTGATGATGATTGCAGCATTTGCTGGAAGAGATTTTGTAATGCAGGCTTATGAAGAAGCAGTAAGAGAAAAATATAAGTTTTATTCTTACGGTGACGCAATGTTAATTCTATAA
- the rlmN gene encoding 23S rRNA (adenine(2503)-C(2))-methyltransferase RlmN → MKDIRILSLNQLKDYFVSLGEKPFRAKQVYDWLWSKNLHSIDEMTNLSKSLREKISEEYTINPVSVDLLQKSTDGTIKNGVKLHDGLLVESVLIPTETRTTACVSSQVGCSLNCEFCATAKLKRMRNLEVAEIVDQVALIDSQSRMYFDRPLSNIVFMGMGEPMMNYKNVVEAIRKITQPEGLGMSPRRITVSTSGIPKMIKMLADDELRVKLALSLHSAIEVKRNEIMPFSDKFPLTDIMEALQYWYQKTGSVITFEYCVWKGINDGDEDIKALIKYCKQVPSKVNLIQYNPIGDGKYDQCNKQAEENYIRQLENAGITVMVRRSRGGDIDAACGQLANKNAD, encoded by the coding sequence ATGAAAGATATCCGTATATTATCATTAAATCAGCTTAAAGACTACTTTGTATCTTTAGGAGAAAAACCGTTTCGTGCGAAGCAGGTTTATGATTGGCTATGGAGTAAAAACCTCCATTCGATTGATGAAATGACGAATCTTTCGAAATCTCTTCGTGAAAAAATTTCCGAAGAATATACCATTAATCCTGTTTCCGTAGATCTTCTTCAGAAAAGTACCGACGGAACTATCAAAAACGGAGTAAAACTTCACGACGGATTATTGGTAGAATCTGTTCTTATTCCAACAGAAACAAGAACTACAGCCTGTGTATCTTCACAGGTAGGCTGTTCATTGAACTGCGAATTTTGTGCTACCGCAAAACTGAAAAGAATGCGAAATCTTGAAGTAGCGGAAATTGTAGACCAGGTTGCCCTGATTGACAGCCAAAGCAGAATGTATTTTGACAGACCGCTTAGCAATATTGTATTCATGGGAATGGGAGAACCGATGATGAACTACAAAAATGTAGTGGAAGCCATCAGAAAAATTACTCAGCCGGAAGGATTGGGAATGTCTCCAAGAAGAATTACTGTTTCTACTTCAGGAATTCCAAAAATGATCAAAATGCTTGCTGATGATGAATTGCGTGTGAAACTGGCATTGTCCCTTCACTCAGCCATTGAAGTAAAGCGTAATGAAATTATGCCTTTCTCAGATAAATTCCCATTGACAGATATTATGGAGGCACTTCAGTATTGGTATCAGAAAACAGGTTCCGTAATCACTTTTGAATACTGTGTATGGAAAGGAATTAATGATGGAGATGAAGATATTAAAGCTTTAATTAAATACTGTAAGCAGGTTCCTTCAAAGGTAAACCTTATTCAATACAACCCGATCGGGGACGGAAAATATGACCAATGCAACAAGCAGGCTGAAGAAAACTATATCCGTCAGCTTGAAAATGCAGGTATTACCGTAATGGTCAGGAGAAGCCGGGGAGGAGATATTGATGCTGCCTGTGGGCAATTAGCCAACAAAAATGCAGATTAA
- a CDS encoding peptidase M61 has product MNTLIKLVFVLMIFPTTLIAQSQLSKKNYNYNIDLLHMSNDEVTVSFAPPKNNLKQGKFIIPKLVPGFYQAMNFGQYVSNLVATDKNGKKISTERLDQNSWIVHDLQHVKKISYKVADGWDSLEKDTHEAKSAGSMFIKDSVFVINYNSLVGYFEEIKDVPYQINVTKNKDFYASSALDYKQKDKNTDIVWAKNYRQLVDSPVLYCVPDTTWLKIGHTEVLVSFYNKKERQYSKKIAHEIENILKNQQAYLGGTLPVNKYAFLIYYESSNEQGFMGDGLEHSQSTVCLYRSGSMKFLPNALNRVASHEFFHIVTPLNIHSGEIQHYDFLNPVMSKHLWLYEGMTEYATIHMPIKQRMVSLEDFEKTLEEKIKGMKEFDDQLSFTEISKNAMARQDQYMNFYEKGPLLGLCLDIRLRELSGGKMGTQDLMLQLMKKYGEGKYFNDDDLFDEITKMTYPEIRTFFNNFIEGTQPVPIKEYLAKVGFTYDENTGKVNLISSPDSKQLALRKAWINQ; this is encoded by the coding sequence ATGAATACCCTGATCAAGTTAGTTTTCGTACTGATGATCTTTCCTACTACACTTATTGCCCAATCCCAATTATCAAAGAAAAATTACAATTACAATATAGACCTACTTCATATGTCTAATGATGAAGTCACGGTTTCTTTTGCTCCCCCTAAGAACAATCTTAAACAGGGGAAATTTATTATTCCCAAGCTGGTTCCCGGGTTTTATCAGGCTATGAATTTTGGACAGTATGTCTCTAATCTGGTTGCTACGGATAAAAATGGAAAAAAAATTTCTACCGAACGTTTGGATCAAAATAGCTGGATCGTACATGATCTTCAACATGTCAAGAAAATATCATATAAGGTAGCTGATGGGTGGGATTCTTTAGAAAAGGATACTCATGAAGCTAAATCTGCCGGCAGTATGTTTATTAAAGATAGTGTTTTTGTGATTAATTATAACTCTCTCGTAGGATATTTTGAAGAAATAAAAGATGTTCCTTATCAGATTAATGTTACAAAAAATAAAGATTTTTATGCTTCGTCTGCTTTGGATTATAAACAGAAAGATAAAAACACAGATATCGTTTGGGCAAAAAATTACCGACAATTGGTAGACTCTCCCGTTTTATATTGTGTTCCCGATACAACCTGGCTGAAAATAGGTCATACCGAGGTGCTTGTCTCTTTTTATAATAAAAAAGAACGACAGTATTCAAAAAAAATAGCACATGAGATAGAGAATATTTTGAAAAACCAGCAAGCCTACCTGGGAGGAACTTTACCCGTAAATAAATATGCTTTCTTAATTTATTATGAATCTTCAAATGAACAGGGATTCATGGGAGACGGGCTAGAACATTCTCAATCTACTGTATGCCTCTACCGTTCGGGAAGCATGAAGTTTCTTCCTAATGCTTTAAACAGAGTGGCTTCTCATGAGTTCTTCCACATAGTGACTCCACTTAACATCCATTCTGGAGAAATTCAACATTATGACTTTCTGAATCCTGTTATGTCTAAACATCTTTGGTTATACGAAGGAATGACGGAATATGCAACCATTCATATGCCTATAAAACAAAGAATGGTCAGTTTGGAAGATTTTGAAAAGACTCTGGAAGAGAAGATAAAAGGGATGAAAGAATTTGATGACCAACTATCTTTCACAGAAATCAGTAAAAATGCCATGGCCAGACAGGATCAATACATGAATTTTTACGAAAAGGGGCCATTATTAGGATTATGCCTGGATATAAGGTTACGGGAACTCTCAGGAGGAAAAATGGGCACTCAAGATCTGATGCTGCAGTTGATGAAAAAATATGGAGAAGGCAAATACTTTAATGATGATGATTTATTTGATGAAATTACAAAAATGACTTATCCTGAAATCCGTACATTTTTCAATAATTTTATAGAAGGCACTCAGCCTGTTCCTATTAAAGAATATCTGGCGAAAGTCGGTTTTACTTATGATGAAAATACCGGAAAAGTAAATCTTATTTCAAGCCCTGATTCAAAACAACTGGCTTTAAGAAAAGCTTGGATAAATCAGTAA
- a CDS encoding AIM24 family protein: MSKYSIEAFINETKENPQQRDYFELETKHLLEINLNNQAVWTKKGSMVSYVGNINFERQGMLAGGIGNLLKKAISGEGSKLMKAEGTGKLYVADSGKKVRILYLNNESVCVNGNDVLAHEQSVKSDITMLKSIAGMMSGGLFQVKLSGTGHIAITTHGDPLTLLVTPDAPVFTDPNATVAWSGNLSPELKTNVSFKSLIGRGSGEEFQMKFSGHGWVLIQPYEEVYFMEK, from the coding sequence ATGAGCAAATATTCAATTGAAGCATTTATCAACGAAACGAAGGAGAACCCGCAACAAAGGGATTATTTTGAACTGGAAACCAAACATCTTTTAGAAATTAACCTGAATAATCAGGCAGTGTGGACTAAAAAAGGCAGTATGGTAAGCTATGTGGGAAATATCAACTTTGAACGACAGGGAATGCTGGCAGGGGGTATTGGGAATCTTCTAAAGAAAGCCATCAGCGGAGAAGGAAGTAAACTGATGAAAGCTGAAGGGACAGGAAAATTGTACGTTGCCGACTCTGGTAAGAAAGTTCGTATTCTTTACCTGAATAATGAATCTGTTTGTGTGAATGGGAATGACGTTCTAGCTCATGAACAAAGTGTAAAAAGTGATATTACCATGCTGAAAAGTATTGCAGGAATGATGTCTGGGGGGCTTTTCCAGGTAAAATTATCTGGAACCGGTCATATTGCGATTACCACCCATGGAGATCCTTTAACTTTACTTGTGACTCCGGACGCTCCGGTTTTCACTGATCCGAATGCTACTGTTGCCTGGTCCGGAAACCTCAGCCCGGAACTGAAAACCAATGTTTCCTTTAAAAGCCTTATCGGAAGAGGAAGCGGCGAAGAATTTCAAATGAAGTTCTCAGGACACGGCTGGGTATTGATTCAACCTTATGAAGAAGTGTACTTTATGGAAAAATAA
- a CDS encoding Gfo/Idh/MocA family protein, whose amino-acid sequence MDNSTSRRNFIKTAALAGFGALVVPNSLFAYSNDFKTDKKVRVGFIGVGLRGQEHVKLLAKRSDVEIVAFADPDKRMLAASQKILKDNNKPVAQEFSNGEYDYRNLLKLKTIDAVVIATPWEWHLPQGVEALRAKKIVGMEVSGAIKLRDCWEFVKVYEETKVPIFMMENVCYRRDVMAILNMVRKGMFGELVHGRGGYQHDLRGVLFNDGVTPYNSGAEFGEKGFSEAKWRTEHYVKRNGELYPTHGLGPIAMMMDINRGNRLTRLSSFSSKSVGLHKYITEHAKGGENHPNAKVKFNQGDIVTTQIACENGETILLTHDTSLQRPYDLGFRVQGTEGLWQDFGWGDFNQGHIYFEKTMNHTHRWDNTEKWMKEHDHPMWKKFESTAAGAGHGGMDFFVMNTFIECIKRNIEFPMDVYDLALWYSITPLSEESIAKGGQVVEIPDFTNGKWKTRKPVFGMTDEF is encoded by the coding sequence ATGGACAATAGCACTTCCCGCAGAAATTTTATCAAAACAGCAGCTTTGGCAGGTTTTGGTGCATTGGTTGTACCCAATTCTTTATTTGCCTATTCAAATGATTTTAAAACAGATAAAAAAGTCCGTGTGGGCTTTATTGGTGTAGGACTTCGTGGTCAGGAACATGTAAAGCTATTGGCGAAACGTAGTGATGTAGAGATTGTGGCTTTTGCTGATCCGGATAAAAGAATGCTGGCCGCTTCTCAAAAAATATTAAAAGACAACAATAAACCGGTTGCTCAGGAGTTTTCAAACGGTGAATATGACTATCGAAACCTTTTAAAATTGAAAACGATAGATGCTGTAGTCATTGCTACTCCATGGGAATGGCATCTTCCTCAGGGTGTAGAAGCTTTGCGTGCTAAAAAAATTGTCGGGATGGAAGTTTCCGGAGCCATAAAACTTCGGGATTGCTGGGAATTCGTAAAAGTATATGAAGAAACTAAGGTGCCCATTTTCATGATGGAAAATGTATGCTACCGAAGAGATGTTATGGCCATTCTGAATATGGTCCGTAAAGGAATGTTTGGAGAATTGGTTCATGGAAGAGGCGGTTATCAGCATGATCTGAGAGGTGTACTTTTCAATGATGGAGTTACCCCTTATAATTCAGGAGCTGAATTTGGAGAAAAAGGCTTCAGTGAGGCTAAATGGAGAACTGAACATTATGTAAAACGCAATGGAGAGCTTTATCCTACCCATGGACTAGGTCCTATTGCCATGATGATGGATATTAACCGTGGAAACCGTTTAACAAGACTTTCTTCATTCTCATCCAAATCTGTGGGATTGCATAAATATATTACAGAACATGCAAAAGGTGGGGAAAATCATCCTAATGCCAAAGTAAAATTTAATCAGGGAGATATTGTTACCACACAAATTGCCTGTGAAAATGGGGAAACTATTCTTTTAACTCATGATACCAGCTTACAGAGGCCTTACGATCTTGGATTCCGTGTACAGGGAACAGAGGGATTATGGCAGGACTTCGGGTGGGGAGACTTCAACCAGGGGCATATTTATTTTGAAAAAACAATGAATCACACGCACCGTTGGGACAATACGGAAAAATGGATGAAAGAACATGACCATCCGATGTGGAAGAAGTTCGAAAGCACCGCTGCAGGAGCAGGGCATGGTGGAATGGACTTCTTTGTAATGAATACCTTCATTGAATGCATCAAACGAAATATCGAATTCCCTATGGATGTTTATGATCTGGCTTTATGGTATTCGATCACGCCATTGAGTGAAGAGTCTATTGCCAAGGGAGGC
- a CDS encoding sterol desaturase family protein, with the protein MMEYFMSENGLENVYAWSIPLHATVILAEMIYSHVSEAKLYSGKDLATNVYLALMNFGLDLIMKAFAMGVMFFFYHHRLFSWDLSIWYLLACFVITDFAYYVLHYVDHRSRAFWAVHITHHSSEFFNLTTGFRSPVLQPLYRYLYFSPLAFLGFNPWHIMVAYAIGQVYGTWVHTQTVKSMGVLEHILVTPSHHRVHHACNIKYLDKNMGMCLIIWDKIFGTFQKEDPNIPVKYGIYPKMPDNRPDTVLFYEWRKIWKDLKQPGLKFTDRINYIFNSPGWRHDGTGKTVRQYQKEYFAKQARKEQEKNQKQQKTA; encoded by the coding sequence ATGATGGAGTATTTTATGAGCGAGAACGGGCTAGAAAACGTATATGCATGGTCCATTCCATTGCATGCTACGGTTATTTTAGCTGAGATGATTTACAGCCACGTTTCTGAGGCGAAGTTATACAGTGGAAAAGACCTTGCTACAAATGTTTATCTTGCTTTGATGAACTTTGGTCTTGACCTGATTATGAAGGCGTTTGCAATGGGGGTCATGTTTTTCTTTTACCACCACAGACTTTTTTCATGGGATCTTAGCATCTGGTATTTACTGGCTTGTTTTGTAATCACGGATTTTGCCTACTATGTGTTGCATTATGTGGATCACCGTTCCAGAGCATTCTGGGCTGTTCATATTACGCATCATAGTTCAGAGTTCTTTAACCTTACAACAGGCTTCAGAAGCCCGGTTTTACAGCCACTTTACAGATATTTATACTTTTCCCCATTAGCATTTTTAGGATTTAATCCGTGGCATATCATGGTGGCCTATGCTATTGGACAGGTATATGGAACATGGGTACACACACAGACGGTAAAAAGTATGGGCGTTTTAGAACATATTCTGGTAACCCCTTCTCACCACCGTGTACATCATGCTTGTAACATCAAGTATCTGGATAAAAATATGGGAATGTGCCTTATTATCTGGGATAAAATATTTGGGACCTTTCAGAAAGAAGATCCGAATATTCCCGTGAAATATGGAATTTATCCAAAAATGCCAGACAACAGACCTGATACGGTGCTCTTCTATGAATGGAGAAAAATCTGGAAAGATCTTAAACAGCCAGGTCTAAAATTTACTGATAGAATTAATTATATTTTCAATTCACCGGGATGGAGGCATGACGGAACCGGAAAAACAGTAAGACAATATCAGAAAGAATATTTTGCAAAACAGGCTAGAAAAGAGCAAGAAAAGAATCAGAAGCAACAGAAAACTGCTTAA